The Primulina eburnea isolate SZY01 chromosome 13, ASM2296580v1, whole genome shotgun sequence genome includes a region encoding these proteins:
- the LOC140810482 gene encoding uncharacterized protein, whose amino-acid sequence MEDDREGDIRVPLISFLFCLCLITGGIFLALYVFVPNLSQPWYPVAAFVLIGLPWLFWLLTYVYTCMKGCFGGREGGAVDSRQISRRPTTRNVSNTNPVSPAMQNHGNGGGDNQQSGGVNSSVASSRESEMPLTYSV is encoded by the coding sequence ATGGAGGATGACAGGGAAGGAGACATTAGGGTTCCGTTGATCTCTTTCCTCTTTTGCCTGTGCCTCATCACCGGTGGAATATTCCTCGCCTTGTACGTTTTCGTCCCCAATCTTTCTCAGCCCTGGTACCCAGTCGCCGCCTTCGTTCTCATCGGATTGCCCTGGCTGTTCTGGCTCTTAACCTACGTATACACCTGCATGAAGGGATGCTTTGGTGGCAGGGAAGGTGGCGCGGTAGACAGCCGACAGATCTCCAGGAGACCAACCACGAGGAATGTCTCCAACACCAACCCCGTCTCCCCCGCCATGCAAAATCATGGTAATGGTGGCGGTGACAACCAACAGAGTGGCGGAGTGAATTCATCCGTCGCCTCTTCCAGGGAATCCGAGATGCCGTTGACCTACTCTGTGTGA